The sequence TCGTGGACCTCAAGGAGGCCGTCGCGGGCGCGCAGGTCGTGATCGAGGCGGTCTTCGAGAAGATGGACGTGAAGCGAGAGTTGTACACAGAACTCGAGAAGCTCTGCCCGCCCGACGTCGTTTTCGCCTCGAACACCTCGTCCCTGAGCATCACGGAGATGGCGAACGCGACGAACCGCGCGGACCGCGTCGTCGGGATGCACTTCTTCAACCCCGCGCCGGTCATGAAACTGGTCGAGGTAATCCGCGGTTCGGAAACGAGCGACGCGACGGTCTCGCTGGTCAAAGACTTGTGCAGCCGCCTCGGCAAGGAGGCGGTCGAGGTGAAGGAGTCTCCCGGCTTCGTCGTGAATCGCCTCCTCGTGCCGATGATGAACGAGGCGTTCAACCTCCTCCAGGAGGGCGTCGCGAGCGCGGCGGACATCGACAAGGCGATGAAGCTCGGCACGAACATGCCGATGGGGCCGCTCGAGCTCGCGGACTACACCGGCCTCGACATCGGGCTTGACGTGATGGAGGTCTTGTTTCGCGAAACCGGAGACCCGAAGTTCCGGCCTTCGCCATTGCTGCGCAAATACGTCCGCGCGGGTCGCCTCGGTCGCAAGACGCGACGCGGCGTGTACGAATACCCCACGAGCTGAGCGACCGGGCTCGAGCCGGCACGGCGGACGGCTGCGGCGCCCGCGCAGGATCCTGCATGCCGCCGACGGCCTCGCGCAAACGGCCGGTGCGTGTCAGGGCGGGCCGGGCGGCGGGCCCTGTTCGGACGGCGGCGTCGGTGGCGGTGGTTGCGGCGGAAGCCCCGCCATCGCGGAAGGTTCGCCCGGTGGCATGGGCTGTGGCGTTGGCCGCCTGCGCCTCCAGAACAAGACGGCGACAACGACCGCGACCGCAATCGCCGCGACGAGAGCGGCCCACGGCCAGTAGACTGGGCCCGCGGACGACGCGCCCGCGCGGGAGGGCGGTGCATAGCTGTAGTCCGTCAGGGTTGCGCCGCTCTGCTCGCTGCCGCTCCCCCCGTACGTTGTCTGCTTGACATAGTTCCCCACGTCCCAAGACGAGTACGTCATTGTATAGCTCGTCGCCCCCGCTTGGGTTTGCTTCACGGGGGTCGCCACGAACGATCCCTTCGGGACGCTGACCTGGGCGTCAGCCTGTACCGCATACTGGTAGGTCACGCTGGCCGATACCGTGTTCGTCTGCGGCGGATATCCTGGGATCGTGATGGTCGTGACCGTCGTCTCCGTGGTTGTGGAGGACCATGTCGCGCCGGCGGTGAGGGGCCAAGTCATCGTATGGGGCGGCGCATCGGTGATCGTGATCGAGACGCTGGCGGTCCCGGATGGGGTCGATGTCGAGAAACTGAAAGCGGCCTGGACCAGGGACAGGTCCGACACACGGAACCACGTGTCACCCGCAATTGAGTACGTGAGGCTTCCCTGCGTGACATTCAGCCAGTCCTTCGTGTCGTATGTCGGGTACGTGACCCCTCCCACGGTGACGTTCGCCTGGCCCGCGACGATCATCTTGAGCGTGCCCGAGGCCGTCCCCCCCGAAGGCGAGCTGATGTTCTGCAACGAATACGCCCACCAGTCGCCCTTTTGCCATGTGGGCTTCCCCGTTTCCGCGCGCGCACTCGGGAGGAAGGGAAGGGCGAACGCGCCCAGGACGACCAACGAGGCGAAGACTACGATAGCTGGACGCACAAACACCCGACGCACAACCTTCTCCCCCAGCCGGAGCTGGGCCGGAGGCACGATATAGGTTTCCATTCAAGAAGGAGCGGGAGAGCCCTATATGGACCGGCGATTGTCCCTCGGCTTTCGCTGCCGGGCGTCGGGAAAGGACCGCGACGAAGTAGGCCAGCACCCGCGCGAGCCTGGGCATCCGTCCAGGGCCGTCCGCCGCACCGGAGTCGCGCTCATGCAGTGGCCGGCGCCCGCCGAGGAACGTTCATCCTCGCCGCGGGCATTCCTCGACCGGAGGAATCCAATGCCCGGCTTCGTCAAGACGGAGATGGAGGACCGCCTCGCGATCGTCACAATCAACCGACCCGACGCCCTGAACGCGCTCAACTCGACGGTCTTGCGCGAGCTCTCGATGGCGATCGAGCATCTGTCGATGGCCGCAGACGTCGGCGCGATCATCCTGACCGGAGCGGGGGACAAGGCGTTCGTCGCCGGCGCCGACATCAAAGAGATGGCGAACCTCTCCGGCCTCGAAATGCAGCGTTTCTCGGAGATGGGCCGCCGGCTCGGGGACACGATGGCGTCGTGCAACAAGCCGATCCTCGCGGCAATCAACGGCTACGCGCTCGGCGGCGGCTGCGAGCTCGCCCTCGCGTGCGACATCCGGATCGCCTCGGAGCGCGCGAAGATCGCGCAGCCGGAAGTGAACGTCGGCATCATCCCGGGCTTCGGCGGCAGCCAGCGCCTGCCGCGGATCGTCGGCCCGGGATGGGCGGCCGAACTCATCTACACGGGGGAGACGATCGACGCCGCCACGGCGGAGCGCATCGGGCTCGTGAACCGGGTCGTGCCCGCGGACCGCCTGCTCGAGGAGGCGAAGGCGCTGGCTCGGAAGATCCTGGAGAAGAGCCCCGCGGCGATCGCCCTCGCGAAGGCATGCCTGCGATCGGCGATGGAGATGCCTCTCTCGGCGGGATTGGACTTCGAGACCTCCGCGTTCGGCGTCGTCGGGTCGACGCGCGACAAGGCGGAAGGCATGCAGGCGTTCATCGAGAAGCGAAAGCCGACGTGGACCGGCGCCTGACTCAGTACGACTCGAACTCCTCTTGCAGGTCGATGACGACCTGTTCGAGGACCTCCTCGAACGACGAGCTGCGGTACTCGCGCATCCCGCCGAGCTCGCTCTGGATTCGGGCGATGAAGTTGTTCGAACTCTTCAGGAACTCGACGTTCACGAGGGATTCTTCCATCACCATCCGCTCCCGGAACCGGTGGGGGCGCGCGATTCCCTTCCGGCGTATCCGAGGTCCCTATTTAAGAGTTGCCCGCAGAGTTCGCGGCCTCGCCCCCGACAACATTTCGCCGCCCGATGCCGCTCGTTTTCGCGCGCCAGTCAAGAACCTTTATCTAGCACACTCCCTTTGGAGCGCCCTCCCGAACGGGAACGCGGAGCCAAAGGTTGGGCAACATCCGGCCGACGTACATCAAGCGAGTCGCGATCGAGCTGGCGAAGCTCTATCCGAACGAGTTCACAGACGACTTCGACCACAACAAGGCGAAGGTCTCCGAACTGACCGACGTGCGGAGCGTCCTGATGCGCAACCGGATCGCCGGGTACATCACCCGCTACCGGCAACGGATCGCCGCGTAGGCCCCCTCGCCTCGCGCCCGGCTCGGGCGATCGGATGCAGTCCCCCATGACGTACGCCGTCGAGACGCGCGACCTGACCCGGATCTTCGCCGGGAAGAAGAAGCGCCGGTTCCGCCGCAAGGCAGGCTCGAACGGGAGCGAGGATTCGCTCGGCCCCGTCACCGCCCTCGATGGCGTGTCGTTGGGCATCAAGGAAGGGGAGCTGTTCGGAATGCTCGGGCCGAACGGCGCCGGCAAGACGACGCTCATCAAGATCCTCGCGACCCTGCTGCTCCCGACGGCGGGACAGGCGTTCGTTGCGGGTCACGACGTGGCGAAGGATCCGTTCCCGATCCGACAGCGGATCAACATGGTCTCCGGCGGCGAGACGTCCGGATACGGCTTGCTGACCGCGCGCGAGAACATCTGGATGTTCTCCCAGTTCTACGGCGTCCCGAGCAAGGTCTCCAAAGAGCGGATCGACGAGCTGATGCACGTCTTCGGACTGTGGGACAAGCGTGACGCCAAGGTGCGCATGCTGTCGACGGGTCAGAGGCAGAAGATGAACATGATCCGCGGTTTCGTCACGGATCCCGATATCCTCTTCCTCGACGAACCGACGCTGGGCCTCGACGTGAACGCGGCGCGCGTGATCCGGGAGTACGTCATGAACTGGGTCCGAAAGAGGGCCGGCAAGACGGTCCTCCTGACCTCCCACTACATGGCGGAAGCGGACCAGATGTGCGACCGGATCGCGATCATCGACAAAGGGCGCATCCTGGCGTGCGACACCCCCGCCAACCTGAAGCGGATGATCCGCACGGAGACGACCTTCCAGCTCGAAGTGGACACGATCCGGGACACGACGTATTTCGTCGGCCTCCCCGGCGTCAAGAACTTTTCCCACAAAGATGACATCTCGAAGAACCGTTCCCACCTCACGTTCATCCTCGAGGACGAAGGGCCGGTCGCGGAGATCTTGAGCTCGATCACGTCGCAGGGCGCGAAGGTCCACTCCTTGCAGAAGTCCGAGCCGACCCTGGAGGACGTTTTCATCAGCATGGTCGGGAGGGGCCTCGATTGAGCGTCGCGAGCGTCCGGAGGACGGACTTGCGCTACCGGATCGGGCTCAACCTCCGGGCCGTCGTGGGCCGTTCCTATCCCCGGATCGTCGGCGCGAACCGCGAACCGTCGTGGATATTCTTCGAGGCCCTCCTCCCGCTCCTCGGGATTGCGGCGTACGTGTTCATCTACCAGTTCTTCGGGAACCAGGCCCTCGCGGTGATCAACAAGGCGACGCTGACTGCGCCCTTCGGGATGTGCGGGAGCAACCCGTGCGCCGACGCCGCGCAGCAAGCCCAGTACGCCGCGGCCGTCCACTCGAACACGAACGCGCTCGTCGCGTCGGTCGTGCTCGGCGGCACGATGGTCGCGTTCTGGCTGAACGTCCTCTGGTCCATGGCGAGCCAGCTCTACTGGGAGAAGGAGATCGGGAACCTCCAGCTCTACATGATGGCGCCGATGAACCGGATGGCCCTCCTCGGAGGCATGGCCGTCGGCGGCATGGTCATGACGTCGATGCGCGCCGTCTCGACGCTCATCGCCGGCGTCTTCGTCTTCGGCGTCATCTTCCAAGTCGCGAATCCGTTGATGCTCCTCGCGGTCTTCTTCGCGACCCTGATCGCCCTGTATGGGCTCGGGATGATGTTCGCCTCCCTCTACCTTTTGTGGGGCCGGGAGGCATGGAATCTGTCGGCCCTGATGGAGGAGCCGATCTTCTTCTCGAGCGGCTTTTACTTCCCACTTGGCGGGTTATTCCGGATTCCCGGCTGGGGACCGGCCGTCGCGATCGCGGGATCCTTCATCCCCGCTTCAATCGGGCTCGACGCGCTGCGGCAGCTCACCCTGGGTTCGACCGCTTTCGGAGGTTCGCTCTGGATCTTCAACGTCACGACGGAACTCGAGATTCTTGTCGGTATGGCGGTGTTGTTCTTGATCCTCGCAAGGTACTGCCTCGCATACCTAGAGACGCTCGCGAAGCGAGAGGGGAAGCTGACCTCACGGCATCAATGAACACGTACTGGCGGACTTTCAAGACGGCCGCGTGGCTCGGATGGGAGATGGACTCGAACTGGACGGAGCCGTGGCTCTTCGTCCTGTACTCCATTATCAAGCCGGTCGCCGGCGCATTCATCCTCGTCCTCATGTACGTCGTGTTCGTCGCGATCGGACGGCCCCAGGGCGACCCCGATGCGTTCTCCTATATGTACGTCGGGAACTCCTTCTTCATCTTCGTCGCGTCCGTGCTCTTCGGCACGTTCCAAGTGATTCAGTCGGATCGGGAATGGTACCAAACGATTCGGTACGTGTACATCTCGCCAATCTCGTACTATGTGTACATCTTGGGTCGAGCGGCATCCAAGATCGCGGTCTCGGTGTTCGCGGTCGCGATCACCTTGGTGTTCGGCGTCATGTTCCTCGGGGTCCAATTGCACTTGGCCCTGACCGATGTTCCGTTGTTTCTCGTCAGCACGATCCTCGGTTTGTCGGTCCTCCTGGCGATCGGCATCTGCCTCGGCGGGATCTCGTTCTTGACGGCAAAACACACCCATGGTCTCGCGGAAGGCATCCCCGGGCTGTTCTACGTCTTCTGCGGGGTCCTGTTCCCGCTCTCCGTCCTTCCGGATTGGGGCCAAGCCATTGGCCGCGCGATTCCGCTGACCTACTGGTTCGACATCACCCGGCGTCTCCTCACGTCGCCTTCGACGTCGACCTCGACGGTGAACACGACTCTCCAAGGGTTCGACCCGCCGACCATTCTGTTGTTTCTCGTGGTGTCGTCCGTCGGTTTCTTCGGCCTCAGCATCCTCATTTACAAGGTCGGGGAATACTTTGCCCGGAAAGCCGGCAAGATCGACATGACGACGTCCTACTGACGCCGGGCGCGGCCGGCGCGCCGCGCCGTCTGCTCGCGTCGGTAGGGATATCGTTGGACGGCCCCGCACGCCGTACATGTGACGACGACGCGCCCCCGGCCGACCCGGACCCGGGCGCTGACGGACGGGAGGAGGAACGCGAGGCACTTCTTACAGAACGACCGCTTGAAGGCCGCGGGCACCCGCGCGTTGTACCGCATCCCGATGCGCCTTGCGAGCTCGACGTAGCGCCGCGCGCGGCCCGGGCGGCCCTGGAGCGCCTCGGACTCCGCGAGTCGGAACAGCGCCGTCATCCGTTCGAGCGCGATCCGCCGTTCCATGCCTCGATGTCGCCGCTTCGCCATCGAGAGCGGAGCCCACCGCAGCGCATTAAGTCTCCCCCACGCGACCAAGCTTTAACTACGGCGTCCCGATAACTGCGGGGGAGCCCGTGCGCGAGCGCGTGAAGCAAATCTATCGCAACGTCCGCGACGGCGTCGACCTCATCGTCCTCCTCAACTCGACGGAACCGCAAATCGACATTTCGTTCTTCTACGCGACCGGCCTCACCGACGGCCTCTTCGAGGGCTGCGCCGCATGGCTCACGCCGGACGGCAGATGCGAGATCACGACGTCCGCCCTGGAGGAGGAAGCCGCGAAGAAGGGCGGATTGCCGATCGAGGTCTTCCGCACGCGGGACGACTCGGCGAAGCTCCTGCGGGCGCGCCTCCGAGGCCACCGAAAGGTCGGGATCAACGCGGCCGAGCTCACGCACGCGGCCTTCGAGCGGCTCCGGAAGCT is a genomic window of Thermoplasmata archaeon containing:
- a CDS encoding 3-hydroxybutyryl-CoA dehydrogenase, with amino-acid sequence MRKIAVIGAGTMGAGIAQACAAAGFDVTMRDIEQRFVDRGFRRIRDPLAKRVERGKMTHAEVDAILSKIRGVVDLKEAVAGAQVVIEAVFEKMDVKRELYTELEKLCPPDVVFASNTSSLSITEMANATNRADRVVGMHFFNPAPVMKLVEVIRGSETSDATVSLVKDLCSRLGKEAVEVKESPGFVVNRLLVPMMNEAFNLLQEGVASAADIDKAMKLGTNMPMGPLELADYTGLDIGLDVMEVLFRETGDPKFRPSPLLRKYVRAGRLGRKTRRGVYEYPTS
- a CDS encoding enoyl-CoA hydratase-related protein, with protein sequence MPGFVKTEMEDRLAIVTINRPDALNALNSTVLRELSMAIEHLSMAADVGAIILTGAGDKAFVAGADIKEMANLSGLEMQRFSEMGRRLGDTMASCNKPILAAINGYALGGGCELALACDIRIASERAKIAQPEVNVGIIPGFGGSQRLPRIVGPGWAAELIYTGETIDAATAERIGLVNRVVPADRLLEEAKALARKILEKSPAAIALAKACLRSAMEMPLSAGLDFETSAFGVVGSTRDKAEGMQAFIEKRKPTWTGA
- a CDS encoding 30S ribosomal protein S17e, which translates into the protein MGNIRPTYIKRVAIELAKLYPNEFTDDFDHNKAKVSELTDVRSVLMRNRIAGYITRYRQRIAA
- a CDS encoding ATP-binding cassette domain-containing protein; translated protein: MTYAVETRDLTRIFAGKKKRRFRRKAGSNGSEDSLGPVTALDGVSLGIKEGELFGMLGPNGAGKTTLIKILATLLLPTAGQAFVAGHDVAKDPFPIRQRINMVSGGETSGYGLLTARENIWMFSQFYGVPSKVSKERIDELMHVFGLWDKRDAKVRMLSTGQRQKMNMIRGFVTDPDILFLDEPTLGLDVNAARVIREYVMNWVRKRAGKTVLLTSHYMAEADQMCDRIAIIDKGRILACDTPANLKRMIRTETTFQLEVDTIRDTTYFVGLPGVKNFSHKDDISKNRSHLTFILEDEGPVAEILSSITSQGAKVHSLQKSEPTLEDVFISMVGRGLD
- a CDS encoding ABC transporter permease; this encodes MSVASVRRTDLRYRIGLNLRAVVGRSYPRIVGANREPSWIFFEALLPLLGIAAYVFIYQFFGNQALAVINKATLTAPFGMCGSNPCADAAQQAQYAAAVHSNTNALVASVVLGGTMVAFWLNVLWSMASQLYWEKEIGNLQLYMMAPMNRMALLGGMAVGGMVMTSMRAVSTLIAGVFVFGVIFQVANPLMLLAVFFATLIALYGLGMMFASLYLLWGREAWNLSALMEEPIFFSSGFYFPLGGLFRIPGWGPAVAIAGSFIPASIGLDALRQLTLGSTAFGGSLWIFNVTTELEILVGMAVLFLILARYCLAYLETLAKREGKLTSRHQ
- a CDS encoding ABC transporter permease, with the protein product MDSNWTEPWLFVLYSIIKPVAGAFILVLMYVVFVAIGRPQGDPDAFSYMYVGNSFFIFVASVLFGTFQVIQSDREWYQTIRYVYISPISYYVYILGRAASKIAVSVFAVAITLVFGVMFLGVQLHLALTDVPLFLVSTILGLSVLLAIGICLGGISFLTAKHTHGLAEGIPGLFYVFCGVLFPLSVLPDWGQAIGRAIPLTYWFDITRRLLTSPSTSTSTVNTTLQGFDPPTILLFLVVSSVGFFGLSILIYKVGEYFARKAGKIDMTTSY